Part of the Niallia alba genome is shown below.
AGATTTAAGGGATAAAAATAAGGATTACCAATAAAAACAAATGATAATGTTAGTAACCATATGCATACGAATATGTAAATGCCTATTAGACGATGTGTATGTGTTTGTTTCCTCGTTAGATAAAAATAAAAAACATAAAAGACAACAACAAAAATACTAAGAGAAATACCGATTGTCTCTGTAAACAATGTCACTTCAGCAATAATTGCAAGTAAAAAACAACCTATGAAATAAATAAAATTTTTCTTGTTCATTTTATTCTCCCCTTACATAGTTATTCTATATAGTCAAATAAAAAATAAATAGAATTTCATTGCACAGTAATACTAGGTAGTATGCAAAAGAACAACTTATACCGATCTCGTTGTTCCATAGCGAAATGCGAGAAAACATATTGGATATAACATAATCGTAAAAGAAATACAGATAAGGATAAATTCTGGTGTTAATAATGGATCAAATATTGTTGACGGAATGATCTTAAAGACAACGGAACACATAAGTAAAAGATTAGGAACTAACGAAATGCAAAAGGTCTTCATTAATAGTTTTTTTCCGCCAAGTCCAAATTCCTTGCCCACTTCATATCCAAGCAAAAGCCAAAAGAATAAATAAAGTATAATAAGAAAAAACGGAATACTTGTTAGGAATAACCATAATTTGCTGATTGTTGGATTAGATAGGTGATGATAAATTACCGTCAACCCAATACCTCCTACAAAGAAAAACAAATTTGCAAAAAAGAAGTTCCATTGCGTTTTTTTGGCAGTCATCGTTAGCTCTTCTTGATACAATGCAGCAATTTCCTTTGGGAATCCTAATCTTTCTATTGCGATGGTGATTGCTTCTTGTTCTGTATATTGTTTTTCTAAAACAATATCTTCTAACATATCCGCTAGATGAAGTTCATATTCCCTACATATTTCTTCTGATTGTTCATGCTCTTTTAGTAAATCCCGCAGCTGTTGCATGTAGGATTCTTTTGAAGCAATCATACGCCTTTTCTCCCAATGACTTTATCAATCGTTTGCACAAAGTTTTTCCATTCCGCTGTTTTTTGCTCTAATATTTGCTCACCAGCCACTGTAATTTGGTAATACTTTCTCGCTGGCCCCTTTTCTGATTCCTTCCAGAAAGATTTCACATATTCTTGTTTTTCTAATTTATGTAGCGCTGGGTATAATGTCCCTTCTTTGACTTGCAAGGAATAGTCACTTCTTTTCTCCATCTCTTTCACTAGTTCATATCCATACATTTCCTTTTCTGCTAATAACTGAAGAAGTATTAAGGATGTACTACCTTTTACTAACTCTCTGTTAAACATAATTTCACCTACCTAGAATTAAAATGTACTATGTTAATATTGTATCGTTCGAATTGTTATTATGCAATATTAAATACTATTTGTTCTTCTAAATTTTTTTATCGTTTTTTTTCTGATACTATATAAAATGATAAAGTGAAACTTCCATCAGTGTTTTTTTTCCGTCATCCCCCACTGATGGTTAGTTGAACCAATCGGATCTTAACGGGCAGTTAGTTGATCTCCCACCTATCCTCCTCGCATTCTCCTAAGCTTGAGGGGGAGTCTAACTGTCCGCTAAGAATGAGATAATTTTTTTAATAAAGTTTGTTGAAAGGTGATCTACTCATGGTAAAAACCCATAAAAAAGAAAGTACCGCCCACTTAATCATTCGATATTTGATGCTAACAATAGGTGCAGGTTTTGCAGCAATCGCAATTGATTTATTTTTAGCTCCAAATACAATTATTGATGGTGGAGTTATTGGAATTTCACTGATTCTTAAATATAGTTATGGCTTAAACTTCGGAATCCTTGTCTTTATTATCAACCTACCTTTTTTATTTGCTGGCTATAAATATATTGGGAAAAACTTCTGTATTTCTTCCCTTTATTCAATCATTATGCTCGCAATCATTGAGTTTTTGCTTGAACACTTTGAACCAATTACCACCCAGCCGCTACTTGCTACAGTTTTTGGTGGGTTATTGCTAGGTGCAGGTGTTGGCATTGTCATTAGAAATTCAGGGGCATTAGACGGTACAGAAATATTAGGCATCCTGCTTACTAAAAAAATCCCCTTTTCTGTTGGAGAATTTGTGATGTTTATTAATGTCTTCATTTTCTCTTGGGCTGGTTTTGTTTTAGGTTGGGAACAAGCAATGTTTTCAATTCTTACCTATTATATTGCAAGTAAAGCAATTGATGCGGTTATTCAAGGATTTGATGATACAAAAGCTGCGATGGTTATTTCGGATGAATATGAAGAAATTGCCCAAGCACTTTCTGACCGGCTAGGAAGAGGAGTAACAAAGCTTAAAGGAAAAGGTGGCTATTTGGATCAGGAAAAAGAAGTATTATATGTAGTGTTTACCCGATTAGAGGTAGCAAAGTTTCGAAGCATTGTTCAAGAAATTGACCCAAATGCATTTATTACAATTATGGATACACAAGAAGCACATGGTGGGAAATTCTCTAAATCTGCCATTCATTAAGCAAGTTTTTTTCTATTGGATATTTTCCCACTGACCGAAGTTTTCTTTATGTGTAACAAGACTCCATTGCTTTTAAGAAGCAATGTGAGTCTTGTTTTGCTTTCAAACTATTAATACCCTCTATAAAAATTTCATATTTCTCCATAAAATCTTGAAATTTATCCTTTATACTTGAGAAAGTAGCTGAAATATTAGGAGATAGACGATGAAGAAACTCTCAATAAAAATTGGAATCATATTTTTTTGCATTATTTTCGGACTTATTACCTTTATGCTCTTCCTATTACATGAAGCAGTTGTGGAAAATAGAGTAAAGGAGGAATTAAATGCTCTACAATCAAGAGGAAACTCACATCGAACTGTATTAGAAAAGCATTTTAACAAAGAAATAATCGAACATGTTATTTTGATGGAATCTGAATCAAACACGGACGTAGTAATTACAGATGAAAAAAAGAATATACTTAGTTCGTCCATAACTAACCATTCATATGATAAATATATAAAAAAAGAATTTGGTGATATTCCATACAAAGGGAAAATCGCGGAAGGGAATTGGCGGCAAGAACCGGTTATTTCTACAATGAGTCCCATAAAGATTAATGGACAGACAAGTGGTTATGTATTTATGTTTCAGGATACTGAGTCGGTACATAATCTCATTCAAAGTTTAAATAAACATTTTCTTTTAATAGGCTTCATCTCTGTTTTTATTACCATTATTATTATCATTTTCTTATCGCGTGGTATTACCAAGCCTTTAATTCAAATGAAAGAAGCAACCTCTCAAATCAACAAAGGAAATTTCGCTGTCACCCTACCACAGAAATCAGCAGATGAATTAGGTGAATTAGCCACTTCTATTGAAACACTAGCAACTGATTTAAACTATTTAAAAAGAGAGCGTAATGAATTTTTAGCGAGTATTTCTCATGAACTTCGAACACCATTAACCTATATAAAGGGATATGCAGATATCCTTCTAAAACAGAATCCTCCTACAGACGAACGGGAGAAATACTTAGCGATTATTGTGACAGAAATAAATCGGTTGAATCTATTAATTCAAGACTTATTTGAGCTGGCTAAAATAGATAAAAATTCATTTGTCATAAAAAAAGAGAAAATTGATTTAAGTATTTTTCTAAAAAGACTTGAACGAAAGCTCACACCTGCTATTAATGAAAAAAACATGATATTTAATGTTCACAATCCAAGCAGCTTAAATTTACATGCCGACCCGATTAGACTCGAACAAATTCTCCTGAACTTATTAGATAACGCCATAAAATATTCAAAAACTGGTGGTTTAGTAGAATTGAAGGTTTGGAAAGAGAAGAAAACGATTCATTTCTTAATCAGAGATAACGGAAAGGGAGTTCCTGAAAAAGATATTCCTTATATATTTAACAGATTCTATCGCGTGGAAAAATCACGAAAAAGATCGCTTGGTGGCACTGGTTTAGGACTTTCCATTGTTCAAGAGCTAGTTCATGCGCACGGAGCTGAAATTACCTTAAAAAGTCAGGAACAGATAGGTACCGAATTTGAAATTATTTTTAAGGAGAATGAAAAATGAAAACTTTATTACTAGTGGATGATGAACCGATTATGCTAGATTTATTATCTTTATACTTGTCTCCATTAGGCTATACATGCATCAAATGCAATTCAGGAATGGACGCTATCAACTTTATCGAATCCAATGAGATAGACTTAATTCTATTAGATGTTATGATGCCAGAGATGGATGGCTTGGAAACTTGTAGAGAAATAAGGAAGAACTGGAATACCCCTATCATTATGTTGACAGCAAGAAGCGAAAAAGCCGATATAGTTAAAGGGCTAGAATATGGAGCTGATGATTATATCGCAAAACCATTCGATGAAGAAGAATTGGTTGCAAGAATAAATGCCGTTTTACGTAGATTGAAAACAGATTCAAAAAAAATTATCTTTAAAGGTCTCAAATTAGACAAAAACTCCTTCCAAGTAACTTTTAATGGACAGGAAATTGTCCTTACACCAAAAGAATTTTCCTTATTAACCTTATTTTTATCCAATCAAAACTTGGTGTTTTCAAGAGAGCATTTAATTACAACCATTTGGGGATATGATGTATCAACAGAAGACCGAACCATTGATTCTCATATTCGCAACCTACGGGACAAGCTGCGAAAAACAGGATTTCCTGCAGATACTTATTTACAAACTGTTTGGGGTGTTGGCTATAAATGGACAGATCAGGATTGATATTGTATGCATTAGTACTTTCACTACCTATTTTTAACAGTATCATAATCCCCCTCCCTCTTTGATTATTTATTTTGAGAGAGGGGGATTATTAGTTATTCTACTTGTGACAATTCGCTTTCTGTTACCCATTTATGATAAGTAACATCCTCCCCTGTCTCCGTATCTTGATAATCTACCATATAAACAGTTGTTTCTTCTGCTGAATCAATAGTTGCTGTGACATCATCCATCCCTTCCATATGTTCAGCATTTATTATGACTTCGTCTCCTGCTTGATAGCTGTCATTTGTAGCATTCTCGATTTCCTCATGAATGACCCATTTATGATTTTCTACTTTCTCCCCCCCATTTAAAGGCGTATAAGTTATTGTATAAACAGTAGTATCGAAAGCACCAGAAATGGTAGCTTCAGCTTCGTTCATTCCCGGCATATGATCTGCATGGATAATAGCTTTTGAACCTACTGGATAAGTTTGATTCAGAGCTTCTTTTAGACCTTCCGGAACATCACTTGTACCTGCATGATTCATTCCCTCATGACCTTCCATCATATTAGAACTTGAATCACCTTTTGGAGCTGCATCATCTTTCCCAGTACATGCAGCTAAGGCAAACATTGCTACTAAAGATACTAGACTAAATATAATTTTCCTTCTAATCATGATTATCATCCTTCCTAACTTGGTTATGTCCATAATTAGAGTACTTTATATATGTGCAATTATCGTGCAGATTTCTTTATAAATAGGAAAGGGACTGGGACATAATGAACTAAATAGATACTCTGTAAAGACGAATAATCCCTAATTAACTATTAAATAATGGTTGCTTTCGCATACTTGGTTTGGTTATTTGTGCTTTTAAATGTAGTCATATGTAAGAACTAGTTCGTTCCATTGCTCTAAGCGGGTCAGCGCAAGTCCCACGGAAAACGAAGTGTATTCCGGCTGCGGGTAATGGTAATAAACTTCATGGAACACCCTTTTAAAAACAAAGAAAAAAACCAAAACTATTATACGAACCTTTTTTAGCATGTTCGTATAATAGTTTTGGTTTATCTTTAGCTAGAATGATTATATCCCAACCTCCCTTATCCCGCACTGATGGATAAGCTGCCCGTTAAAATTGGGATAAATTCCATTCTATTGTTCTATGATTCTTTTCTCTCAATCGTTGAAAGAGTATCGATTTCTTTTCTCAACTTTCCATTTTCCAACTCAAGGCTTTTTACTCTATCATCCAAATCTTTTGATGTATGTGAATGATGATGCTTGTTGTGTCCAAACATGCCTTTCATACAAAATAGCATCATTAATGGACAAATTAGTAACGTAAGTAATTGTAACAATCCCATTTTATCATCCCTCCATTTATAACATAATCATATCTATAAAATATGGAGATTTTATGGAGAAATATATTAAATCAAGGACAAAATAACCGGTAAAGTTATTAAACTTGCAATTGTACTAAAAAAGGTGGCACTGGAAACAAAATCTGGTTCTGTTCCATATTGGACAGCATAGAGTGTCGTATTCGCTGCTGCTGGCATTCCAGCTAGTAAGACCATTATTTGCTTTAACATCTCATCTACTGGCAAAATAAATGTCAACAGCCATGCAATAACTGGAGATACAATCAACTTTAAAAACAAAGAAATGGATAAAGGCCGATAAGCAATATTTTTTACACTTACATTAGCAAGCTGGATTCCCAAAACAAGCATCACTGTCGGAATAGCTGCATTCCCAACTAATTTAATCGCTTCAAGCATCGTTTCTCCAACAGGAATATGGAAGAAATGAAAAAAGGCACCTAGTATAGCCCCATACATAACTGGTACTTTAAGTACTTTCGTTAATGTGTC
Proteins encoded:
- a CDS encoding permease prefix domain 1-containing protein; translation: MIASKESYMQQLRDLLKEHEQSEEICREYELHLADMLEDIVLEKQYTEQEAITIAIERLGFPKEIAALYQEELTMTAKKTQWNFFFANLFFFVGGIGLTVIYHHLSNPTISKLWLFLTSIPFFLIILYLFFWLLLGYEVGKEFGLGGKKLLMKTFCISLVPNLLLMCSVVFKIIPSTIFDPLLTPEFILICISFTIMLYPICFLAFRYGTTRSV
- a CDS encoding PadR family transcriptional regulator; translation: MFNRELVKGSTSLILLQLLAEKEMYGYELVKEMEKRSDYSLQVKEGTLYPALHKLEKQEYVKSFWKESEKGPARKYYQITVAGEQILEQKTAEWKNFVQTIDKVIGRKGV
- a CDS encoding YitT family protein; protein product: MVKTHKKESTAHLIIRYLMLTIGAGFAAIAIDLFLAPNTIIDGGVIGISLILKYSYGLNFGILVFIINLPFLFAGYKYIGKNFCISSLYSIIMLAIIEFLLEHFEPITTQPLLATVFGGLLLGAGVGIVIRNSGALDGTEILGILLTKKIPFSVGEFVMFINVFIFSWAGFVLGWEQAMFSILTYYIASKAIDAVIQGFDDTKAAMVISDEYEEIAQALSDRLGRGVTKLKGKGGYLDQEKEVLYVVFTRLEVAKFRSIVQEIDPNAFITIMDTQEAHGGKFSKSAIH
- a CDS encoding sensor histidine kinase, with translation MKKLSIKIGIIFFCIIFGLITFMLFLLHEAVVENRVKEELNALQSRGNSHRTVLEKHFNKEIIEHVILMESESNTDVVITDEKKNILSSSITNHSYDKYIKKEFGDIPYKGKIAEGNWRQEPVISTMSPIKINGQTSGYVFMFQDTESVHNLIQSLNKHFLLIGFISVFITIIIIIFLSRGITKPLIQMKEATSQINKGNFAVTLPQKSADELGELATSIETLATDLNYLKRERNEFLASISHELRTPLTYIKGYADILLKQNPPTDEREKYLAIIVTEINRLNLLIQDLFELAKIDKNSFVIKKEKIDLSIFLKRLERKLTPAINEKNMIFNVHNPSSLNLHADPIRLEQILLNLLDNAIKYSKTGGLVELKVWKEKKTIHFLIRDNGKGVPEKDIPYIFNRFYRVEKSRKRSLGGTGLGLSIVQELVHAHGAEITLKSQEQIGTEFEIIFKENEK
- a CDS encoding response regulator transcription factor — protein: MKTLLLVDDEPIMLDLLSLYLSPLGYTCIKCNSGMDAINFIESNEIDLILLDVMMPEMDGLETCREIRKNWNTPIIMLTARSEKADIVKGLEYGADDYIAKPFDEEELVARINAVLRRLKTDSKKIIFKGLKLDKNSFQVTFNGQEIVLTPKEFSLLTLFLSNQNLVFSREHLITTIWGYDVSTEDRTIDSHIRNLRDKLRKTGFPADTYLQTVWGVGYKWTDQD
- a CDS encoding YdhK family protein gives rise to the protein MIRRKIIFSLVSLVAMFALAACTGKDDAAPKGDSSSNMMEGHEGMNHAGTSDVPEGLKEALNQTYPVGSKAIIHADHMPGMNEAEATISGAFDTTVYTITYTPLNGGEKVENHKWVIHEEIENATNDSYQAGDEVIINAEHMEGMDDVTATIDSAEETTVYMVDYQDTETGEDVTYHKWVTESELSQVE
- a CDS encoding DUF2933 domain-containing protein gives rise to the protein MGLLQLLTLLICPLMMLFCMKGMFGHNKHHHSHTSKDLDDRVKSLELENGKLRKEIDTLSTIERKES